In Lacerta agilis isolate rLacAgi1 chromosome 8, rLacAgi1.pri, whole genome shotgun sequence, one genomic interval encodes:
- the TMEM51 gene encoding transmembrane protein 51, with the protein MAHSRSNGSHYALTAIGLGMLVLGIIMAVWNMVPGFGPSGKPHSVGNSSKPDGGRGNTYKSNTFSVAYVLAGAGVLLLLFSICLGVRDRMRQRESDSISRIRQQVSVEHQPQEDSQEEDDETPSRYSVPSYEEVMNTGHPELSDIDRSARISMSLPSYESLTGIDETTPTRPIAAAEERPNIERQPSRHSSRLSKRLKPLKVRRIMSEKLHLKNLNLDLPAGNNTGRITIEPLTPPPQYDEVPNKHTENREET; encoded by the exons ATGGCCCACTCCAGGTCGAATGGATCTCACTATGCTTTGACAGCAATAGGGTTGGGGATGCTTGTTCTTGGGATCATTATGGCCGTCTGGAACATGGTCCCGGGATTTGGCCCAAGTGGGAAGCCACACTCAGTTGGAAACAGCAGCAAGCCAGACGGTGGTCGAGGAAATACGTATAAAAGCAATACATTTTCGGTGGCTTACGTCCTGGCTGGTGCTGGGGTCTTGCTCTTGCTTTTCTCCATTTGTTTGGGTGTCCGTGACCGAATGAGGCAAAGGGAAAGTGACAGCATCTCTAGGATACGACAGCAAGTCTCGGTTGAGCATCAGCCACAGGAAGATAG TCAAGAAGAGGACGACGAGACACCCTCTCGCTACTCTGTGCCCAGTTACGAAGAGGTCATGAACACAGGGCACCCTGAGCTGAGTGACATAGACAGAAGTGCAAGGATCAGTATGTCTCTGCCCTCCTACGAATCTCTCACCGGGATTGATGAAACCACACCAACCAGGCCCATTGCTGCCGCCGAAGAAAGGCCCAACATTGAACGTCAGCCCAGCAGACACAGTTCCCGCCTGAGCAAAAGACTCAAACCCTTGAAAGTCCGGAGGATCATGTCCGAAAAGCTACACTTAAAAAACCTCAACTTAGACCTCCCTGCTGGAAATAACACGGGGCGGATAACAATAGAGCCTCTGACCCCTCCGCCCCAGTACGATGAGGTTCCCAATAAGCACACAGAGAACCGGGAAGAGACTTGA